In the genome of Macrobrachium nipponense isolate FS-2020 chromosome 34, ASM1510439v2, whole genome shotgun sequence, one region contains:
- the LOC135208126 gene encoding polyamine-modulated factor 1-binding protein 1-like — MFAIGTVNMIVKNLLALIPTGSVVLTFINGIRNLGSFIGNNAAPLVLGGLLGRAHQCIEGQRALRIAQDAAATTRMDADDDLFYATEMISFLKEDWMDTQDENLFLLDEIADVNFNEAALIQTNEALLDQLLEEKHNVEKRGKDCDSAEEENKHLKKKLEELQESLIQKEKEIENLNEHLAGKEKECQENREKVEELQKQAEDNDFYCGYLEKKVKAHEVERKRLNQAAAELEERLRVSQREPVSVLTRNRDLEKNHGHETQKNRGLPKVHIMEARVQSLPKENKNEKHTNKALVEEAKAKGNMLYKLGRLEEACECFLKVMDLVDGQADYRLRLGLCLLLLGRHSEALVQLEELDGQHDLVAAAKALQRMQCYGCPYYILGIAEKADLKEIDWAYRKRALQFDPGRCQGSQEQQRRKEIMQKVNYANDLLHDSEERGEYDAVREFIKELAAEVFQDPSETTRTKRKKRGRTTKRMNTKGN, encoded by the coding sequence TACCGGATCAGTGGTACTAACTTTTATAAACGGAATCCGAAACCTCGGATCATTTATTGGTAACAACGCAGCACCTCTTGTTCTGGGAGGGCTTCTTGGCCGCGCACATCAGTGCATTGAAGGCCAGAGGGCTCTCCGGATTGCTCAAGATGCCGCTGCAACTACCAGGATGGACGCCGACGACGACCTTTTCTACGCCACCGAAATGATCTCCTTCCTGAAGGAGGACTGGATGGACACTCAGGATGAGAACCTTTTCCTCCTTGATGAGATCGCCGACGTGAATTTCAACGAAGCAGCTCTAATACAGACAAATGAAGCCTTACTCGACCAGCTACTGGAAGAAAAACATAACGTTGAAAAGCGAGGTAAAGACTGTGACTCTGCTGAAGAGGAGAATAAACACCTGAAGAAGAAGCTCGAAGAGTTGCAGGAGTCTTTAATCCAGAAGGAAAAGGAGATAGAAAATCTCAACGAGCACCTCGCAGGGAAAGAGAAGGAATGTCAGGAGAACCGAGAAAAAGTCGAAGAACTGCAGAAACAAGCTGAAGACAATGATTTCTACTGTGGATACCTCGAGAAGAAGGTAAAAGCCCACGAAGTCGAAAGAAAGAGACTGAACCAGGCGGCCGCAGAACTCGAGGAGAGATTGCGAGTCTCACAGCGAGAACCTGTCTCTGTTCTGACAAGAAATCGTGATCTAGAGAAAAATCACGGCCATGAGACGCAGAAGAATCGAGGTCTGCCGAAGGTCCATATCATGGAAGCCAGAGTTCAGTCGCTTCCAAAGGAGAATAAGAATGAAAAGCATACGAATAAAGCTTTGGTTGAAGAGGCCAAGGCGAAAGGAAACATGCTCTACAAGCTTGGACGGCTGGAAGAAGCTTGTGAATGTTTCCTCAAAGTAATGGATCTGGTCGATGGCCAAGCGGACTACAGGCTGAGACTGGGATTGTGTCTCTTGTTGCTTGGCAGACACAGTGAAGCTTTGGTCCAGCTTGAGGAATTAGATGGTCAACATGACTTGGTTGCAGCCGCCAAAGCCCTGCAAAGGATGCAATGTTACGGGTGCCCCTACTACATCCTAGGAATTGCAGAGAAGGCTGATTTGAAGGAAATAGACTGGGCCTACAGGAAGCGGGCGCTACAGTTCGACCCTGGTAGGTGCCAAGGGTCTCAAGAACAACAACGCAGAAAGGAAATCATGCAGAAGGTCAACTATGCCAATGATCTCCTGCATGATTCTGAAGAAAGAGGAGAATACGACGCTGTCAGGGAGTTCATCAAGGAACTGGCAGCTGAAGTGTTCCAAGATCCTTCAGAGACAACGAGAACGAAGAGGAAGAAACGTGGAAGGACAACAAAGAGGATGAACACCAAAGGAAACTAG